The candidate division WOR-3 bacterium genomic sequence TCTATCTTTAATAGATGTTCCTTGGGGTCATAACCTCTCGCAATCGCCTCGTATTCACTCCGGGAAATTGTAACCTTTGGTGCCACCTTCCTTCCCGCAGCAGCGCTTAACACCTCAATCGTACTCAACAACTGCTTGAGCCTCTCACCCCTTTCCTCGGTTTCTGCCTGAACGGTCTTGGTGATATGAAACACCCCTAACCGCTGTAACCTTGAAAGAAACTCATCCTTACCATCAATGTGGACCGCAATAACCGCCTTGCTTACCCGATCTATTGCCACTTCTCCAGCATCCTTCTCATTAGCATTGCTACCGCCTGATGCAGCCGCTGTTCAGGAATATTCTCCAAAACCTGTGCCTGTTTTTTAGCATCTTCAACTATCTGGGAAAAGAGATTCTTTGCCTCAATTTCTGCCTTTGCCAATGCCTCATTAAACTCCCTTTGCAAACGCTCGCGCAGTCCCTCAATCTCCACCTTAGCCTTAACCTGAGCCTGTTCAACCGCTTCAATCTTCTTTTGTTCGGCAGCAGTAATCAGCATCTTCGCCTGCGCCTCTGCCGCCTTAATCTCCTTTATGACATCCAGCTCCTCTATCGCCATAAAACCAACCTCTCAGCACACCATTTCTCAGTCCTGAACCAGGAACTGCCTTACCTGCATCAACTACCGCCTGTCTCTTCCTTATCACCCTCTTCATCAGGCACCGGCTGGACAACAAAACCAGCCTTAACCTTGATTGACTCTGAGGGCACCTCCCCGCCGCTCAAGTAAAATTCAACCGCCGGACCAGCAATCACCAAATCCTGTTCATCAATCCAGTTGGTTAGTTTGTCATAGGTTTCAGAGATTTTTTCCAACCCGCCGGTATGAATGGTAAAGGCAACAGTTATCGGTCCGAGCGCGGTAATATCTATTCCTGACTTCTCATCCCCCTTGGTCTCAGGAGGCACAGGCACGCACACCGCCCAACTGCAACTTTCCGGTGACACATCTGCTGGTGAATCGTAGTAAAGTGTAAATGGTTGACCAGCAGGTGTTACCTTATTTGCCTCAAGCCAGGTCATTAAATCGGCCATTGCCTGCTTGACTTCAGAATATGGTCCGGTCCTGTTCAAAGTGGCAACTGTCATTGCCGGCAAGGTCTCTAACTTAACAGCAAACTGCTCTACCGGCTTTGCCTTTTCCTCTTTTGCGCCACAACTGATTAAGAACACTACCACAGCGAAGACAAACACTATTTTCCAACTTTTATTGAGCATTACTTCTCCTTTCAGATTACATTGATTATAATCGGGCTTACGATTATAAACCCATCCCCTCCTCTGTCAAGAAATTGTATAAGTCAAATACATTGGCGACATTTTGGTTTTGAAGTTCGTATAATCAGGTCTCTTATGATAAACCCTATCCAGTTTTAAAAATTGCCTTCTTGGATTTCAAAAAATTACCAGTCAAACTATCTCAATGTCAGCATTAAGTAAAGA encodes the following:
- a CDS encoding GyrI-like domain-containing protein, which gives rise to MLNKSWKIVFVFAVVVFLISCGAKEEKAKPVEQFAVKLETLPAMTVATLNRTGPYSEVKQAMADLMTWLEANKVTPAGQPFTLYYDSPADVSPESCSWAVCVPVPPETKGDEKSGIDITALGPITVAFTIHTGGLEKISETYDKLTNWIDEQDLVIAGPAVEFYLSGGEVPSESIKVKAGFVVQPVPDEEGDKEETGGS